A DNA window from Hordeum vulgare subsp. vulgare chromosome 1H, MorexV3_pseudomolecules_assembly, whole genome shotgun sequence contains the following coding sequences:
- the LOC123402770 gene encoding S-type anion channel SLAH2-like: MASRDGESIQMATGVLDDGSPGAFEAQDGTPCSVLLSMPVSPSGLHLPQCRLERQLSILRGVVPPADDIECDATAMISMECNTEEDNDDIPSADRYFAALEGPELETLRSTEVAVLPNDEPWPFLLRFPISAFGMCLGVSSQAMLWKTLSSEHSTGFLGVHPAVNHVLWWASVALTAIVSTTYLLKLLFYFEAVRREFHHPVRVNFFFAPWITCLFLVKGLPRPEREINHIVWYILMAPILCLDLKIYGQWMSSGERRLSKVANPSNHLAVVGNFVGALLGAKMGLRELPIFFFAVGLAHYLVLFVTLYQRLPTNVQLPKELHPIFFFFVSVPSVASMAWATISGEFSHSSKLLYFVSLFLYGSLVVRINLFRGIRFSLTWWAYTFPLTSAALATVLYASEADNMLTRALAVGLAGIATVTVIGVMVSTIYHAFVSKDLFPNDVSIAITTRRSKFNHILAHLRSSSPDGGAI, encoded by the exons ATGGCGTCCAGGGACGGGGAGAGCATCCAGATGGCGACGGGGGTACTGGACGACGGGTCTCCGGGAGCGTTTGAGGCTCAAGATGGGACGCCGTGCTCCGTCTTGTTAAGCATGCCGGTCTCGCCGTCGGGGCTCCACCTCCCACAGT GCCGTCTCGAGCGGCAGCTCTCCATCCTCCGTGGGGTGGTGCCGCCGGCGGACGACATTGAGTGCGACGCCACGGCCATGATTTCCATGGAGTGCAACACCGAAGAGGACAATGACGACATCCCCTCTGCCGACCGCTACTTCGCCGCCCTTGAAGGCCCTGAACTTGAGACCCTTCGG TCAACAGAGGTGGCGGTGCTGCCCAACGACGAGCCCTGGCCGTTCCTCCTCCGGTTCCCGATCAGTGCGTTCGGAATGTGCCTGGGCGTGAGCAGCCAGGCAATGTTGTGGAAGACTCTTTCGTCAGAGCACTCCACGGGTTTCCTCGGCGTGCACCCCGCCGTCAACCACGTCCTCTGGTGGGCCTCCGTCGCCCTCACCGCCATTGTATCCACCACCTACCTCCTCAAGCTTCTGTTCTACTTCGAGGCCGTCCGCCGCGAGTTCCACCATCCGGTCCGCGTCAACTTCTTTTTTGCGCCATGGATCACTTGCCTCTTCCTCGTCAAAGGTTTGCCCCGCCCAGAGAGGGAGATCAACCACATCGTCTGGTACATCCTCATGGCACCCATCCTCTGCCTTGACCTCAAGATCTACGGCCAATGGATGTCCAGCGGCGAGCGGCGGCTCTCCAAGGTGGCCAACCCGTCGAACCACCTCGCCGTCGTTGGCAACTTTGTGGGAGCACTACTCGGAGCCAAGATGGGCCTCCGTGAGTTGCCCATCTTTTTCTTTGCCGTCGGGCTCGCTCACTACCTCGTGCTCTTTGTTACCCTCTACCAGAGGCTTCCCACCAACGTGCAGCTCCCCAAGGAGCTCCAtccaatcttcttcttctttgtcagcGTACCGAGTGTCGCCTCTATGGCCTGGGCGACGATCTCCGGCGAGTTCAGCCACAGCTCGAAGCTTCTTTACTTCGTCTCACTATTCCTCTACGGATCCTTGGTGGTACGCATCAACCTGTTCAGGGGGATTCGCTTCTCATTGACGTGGTGGGCCTACACGTTTCCTCTAACGAGCGCCGCGTTGGCCACTGTGTTGTATGCATCGGAGGCGGACAACATGCTGACCCGAGCATTGGCGGTCGGGCTGGCGGGGATCGCCACGGTCACGGTCATTGGAGTCATGGTCAGCACCATATACCATGCCTTCGTGAGTAAGGACCTCTTCCCCAACGATGTGTCCATCGCCATCACGACGCGGAGGTCCAAGTTCAACCACATCCTTGCACATCTCCGCTCGTCCAGCCCCGATGGGGGCGCCATTTAG